A single window of Synechococcus sp. C9 DNA harbors:
- a CDS encoding CPBP family intramembrane glutamic endopeptidase yields the protein MLKARLRRLATLPFPLRLLAFVLILLAFWLPVVLVLWPFLGTGDQVRSLATTILYLEFIGILYWWSWGVRGERHPWAYYGLALGERWGREALWGWGWGLGALMALLSMQAHWGWLQWQKPPETPIILEGVAVGLGVALAEEWLFRGWLWQELRQDYGVAGAVWGSSGVFALAHFFHPPQVLLTIWPQFPGLMLLGLSLAWGRLACGGRLGWPVGFHGGLVATYYWVRVGGWLTVHPDFPPWLTALETNPLASPLGLTAMLAVAVMTRWWAQRTLPG from the coding sequence ATGCTAAAAGCGAGGTTACGCCGGTTGGCGACTTTGCCATTCCCCCTGCGGTTGCTGGCGTTTGTCCTGATTTTGTTGGCGTTTTGGTTGCCGGTGGTGCTGGTACTCTGGCCGTTTTTGGGTACGGGTGACCAGGTGCGCTCTCTGGCGACCACAATTCTCTATCTGGAATTTATCGGTATTTTGTACTGGTGGAGTTGGGGAGTGCGGGGGGAACGGCATCCCTGGGCTTACTACGGTTTGGCGTTGGGGGAACGCTGGGGGCGGGAAGCCCTGTGGGGTTGGGGGTGGGGGCTGGGGGCGTTGATGGCATTACTCAGTATGCAGGCGCACTGGGGCTGGTTGCAGTGGCAGAAACCGCCGGAGACGCCAATTATTTTGGAAGGGGTCGCCGTGGGGTTGGGGGTGGCCTTGGCGGAGGAATGGCTGTTTCGGGGTTGGTTGTGGCAGGAGTTGCGCCAGGATTATGGGGTGGCGGGGGCGGTCTGGGGCAGTAGTGGGGTGTTTGCCTTGGCGCATTTTTTCCACCCCCCGCAGGTGCTTTTGACCATCTGGCCGCAGTTTCCGGGGTTGATGTTGTTGGGGTTGAGTTTGGCCTGGGGACGGCTGGCCTGTGGGGGTCGCCTGGGGTGGCCGGTGGGGTTTCACGGGGGGCTGGTGGCGACCTACTACTGGGTGCGGGTGGGGGGCTGGCTGACGGTGCATCCCGATTTCCCCCCCTGGCTGACGGCGCTGGAGACGAATCCCTTGGCCAGTCCCCTGGGGTTGACGGCCATGTTGGCGGTGGCGGTCATGACCCGCTGGTGGGCGCAGAGAACCCTGCCAGGGTAA
- a CDS encoding DUF427 domain-containing protein yields MAQAVWEGVVLAESDHYEVVEGNVYFPPSALKMEYFRPSDTHTTCGWKGVANYYTVTVNGKENPDAAWYYPEPKPAAQNIKGYVAFWRGVQVKR; encoded by the coding sequence ATGGCGCAGGCAGTTTGGGAAGGGGTGGTTTTAGCCGAGAGCGACCACTACGAAGTGGTGGAAGGGAATGTGTATTTTCCGCCGTCCGCCCTGAAAATGGAGTATTTTCGCCCGTCTGACACCCACACCACCTGCGGTTGGAAAGGGGTTGCCAATTATTACACCGTCACGGTCAACGGTAAGGAAAATCCCGATGCCGCTTGGTATTACCCGGAACCCAAACCAGCCGCCCAGAACATCAAGGGCTATGTGGCGTTTTGGCGGGGTGTGCAGGTGAAACGATAG
- a CDS encoding DUF427 domain-containing protein yields MAQAVWEGVVLAESDHYEVVEGNVYFPPSALKMEYFRPSDTHTTCGWKGVANYYTVTVNGKENPDAAWYYPEPKPAAQNIKGYVAFWRGVQVKR; encoded by the coding sequence ATGGCGCAGGCAGTTTGGGAAGGGGTGGTTTTAGCCGAGAGCGACCACTACGAGGTGGTGGAAGGGAATGTGTATTTTCCGCCGTCCGCCCTGAAAATGGAGTATTTTCGCCCGTCTGACACCCACACCACCTGCGGTTGGAAAGGGGTTGCCAATTATTACACCGTCACGGTCAACGGTAAGGAAAATCCCGATGCCGCTTGGTATTACCCGGAACCCAAACCAGCCGCCCAGAATATCAAGGGCTATGTGGCGTTTTGGCGGGGTGTGCAGGTAAAACGATAA
- the sppA gene encoding signal peptide peptidase SppA translates to MLRQDRLIALALIVICLMAALGNWLGGVPAQRPDRVARTSGSAADVALIPIAGVITFAGESSPLGGGTTAGAQGIMRAVRRAERDGVKAILLNINSPGGSAAASQAIFEELMRVRQKGKVKIVATMADVAASGGYYVAAAADHIVANPSTITGSIGVIVQIQNLTDLLKKVGVQTVTIKSGKFKDIASAYRPITPGETDLLKSFVNESYQQFFEAILRGRQGKITRAELEPVADGRILIGAAALDAKLIDSLGNYYDAVDQVKKLTGLKTEPVIRNYLAPDWRESFQQLFTFSLDQWFPEQRLHRLTHWNKIPLALME, encoded by the coding sequence ATGCTTCGGCAAGACCGGTTAATTGCGCTGGCACTGATTGTGATTTGCTTGATGGCGGCTCTGGGCAACTGGCTGGGGGGCGTTCCGGCACAACGTCCTGACCGGGTGGCGAGAACGAGCGGTAGTGCGGCGGATGTGGCGTTGATTCCCATCGCTGGCGTAATTACATTTGCAGGTGAAAGTAGTCCATTGGGGGGTGGGACGACCGCTGGGGCGCAGGGGATTATGCGGGCGGTGCGCCGGGCTGAACGGGATGGGGTGAAGGCAATTTTGCTCAACATCAACAGCCCTGGGGGGTCTGCCGCCGCTTCCCAGGCGATATTTGAAGAATTGATGCGAGTGCGCCAAAAAGGCAAGGTCAAAATTGTCGCAACAATGGCTGATGTCGCCGCTTCTGGGGGGTATTACGTCGCCGCCGCCGCTGATCATATTGTGGCGAATCCTTCCACCATTACCGGTTCGATTGGGGTGATTGTGCAGATACAAAATCTCACGGATTTATTGAAGAAAGTGGGGGTGCAAACGGTGACGATCAAAAGCGGCAAATTCAAGGATATTGCTTCCGCCTATCGCCCTATTACCCCTGGAGAAACAGATTTACTGAAATCTTTTGTTAATGAATCCTATCAACAGTTTTTTGAAGCAATTTTGCGGGGTCGCCAGGGTAAAATCACCCGTGCAGAGTTGGAACCAGTGGCTGATGGACGCATTCTCATTGGTGCCGCCGCCTTGGATGCTAAACTAATTGATTCGCTGGGAAATTACTACGATGCAGTGGATCAAGTCAAAAAATTAACTGGACTGAAAACCGAACCGGTTATTCGCAATTACTTAGCTCCAGATTGGCGGGAATCGTTTCAACAATTATTTACGTTTAGCCTCGACCAATGGTTCCCAGAGCAACGACTGCACCGCCTCACACACTGGAATAAAATTCCCCTCGCCCTGATGGAGTAG
- a CDS encoding SRPBCC family protein: MAEWSEHTVQVDVEIPVQVAWELWSDLERIPHWMQWIRSVEILPDQPELSRWHLATRGLDFNWHSRIIKQIPHQIMQWESVTGLPNRGAVRFYDRGAHCVVKLTVAYSLPAWVSQWVDGLVGPHVERTLLGDLERFRAYSQGLSVGLTPAGLPQTL; this comes from the coding sequence ATGGCAGAATGGAGCGAACATACGGTGCAGGTGGATGTGGAAATTCCGGTGCAGGTGGCGTGGGAATTGTGGTCGGATTTGGAGCGCATTCCCCACTGGATGCAGTGGATTCGGTCGGTGGAAATTTTGCCGGATCAACCGGAATTGTCCCGTTGGCATCTGGCGACCCGGGGCTTGGATTTCAATTGGCACTCCCGGATCATTAAGCAAATTCCCCACCAAATTATGCAGTGGGAATCGGTGACGGGTCTGCCGAATCGGGGGGCGGTGCGGTTTTATGACCGGGGGGCGCATTGTGTGGTCAAGCTGACGGTGGCGTACAGTCTGCCCGCTTGGGTGAGCCAGTGGGTGGATGGGTTGGTTGGGCCCCACGTGGAACGGACACTGCTAGGGGATTTGGAGCGGTTTCGTGCCTACAGTCAGGGCTTGTCGGTGGGTTTAACCCCCGCAGGTTTGCCGCAGACGTTGTAA
- a CDS encoding histidinol-phosphate transaminase: MLPCLRPDLATLTVYHPQARELGTDWLDGNEFPLDWPAPLKEKLVWLYRQDIANNRYPDGSHGEVKQELCHYIHEGLGTTPSPITPEWLTVGNGSDELIRSLLIATCLGQNAGILIAEPTFSMYKILARTLGIPVWTAARDEQFAMCLPQATELINQEPIRVVFVVHPNSPTGNGLTLQEREWLRQLPPKILVVIDEAYFEFSQDTLLPDLLTHPNWVILRTFSKGFRLANLRVGYAIAHPEVISALEAVRLPYNLTGFSLLAAHLALTQRRQLLSAIPEILTERERLWAELQKIPEIQVWASQANFLYCRSTIHPPAWLHQRLQELGSLVRHTGGGLRLTVGTPAENTRLLQRLRQTCGG; encoded by the coding sequence ATGTTGCCCTGTTTGCGACCGGATTTGGCGACGTTGACCGTTTATCACCCCCAGGCACGGGAACTGGGGACGGATTGGCTCGACGGCAATGAGTTTCCGCTGGATTGGCCGGCGCCGCTGAAGGAAAAATTGGTCTGGCTGTACCGCCAGGATATTGCCAACAACCGCTACCCCGATGGCAGTCATGGGGAGGTGAAGCAGGAATTATGTCATTACATCCACGAAGGGCTGGGCACGACCCCATCCCCAATTACGCCGGAATGGCTGACGGTGGGCAACGGTTCCGATGAGTTGATTCGCTCTTTGTTGATTGCCACCTGTTTGGGGCAAAATGCGGGGATTTTGATTGCGGAACCCACGTTTTCCATGTACAAAATTCTCGCCCGTACCCTGGGCATTCCCGTTTGGACGGCGGCACGGGATGAACAGTTCGCCATGTGTCTTCCCCAGGCGACGGAGTTAATTAACCAAGAACCGATCCGGGTGGTGTTTGTGGTGCATCCCAATTCCCCCACCGGCAACGGTTTGACGCTTCAGGAACGGGAGTGGTTGCGCCAACTGCCCCCCAAAATCCTGGTGGTGATTGATGAAGCCTATTTTGAATTTAGCCAGGACACCCTTTTGCCCGATTTGTTAACGCATCCCAATTGGGTGATTTTACGCACCTTTTCCAAGGGGTTTCGCCTCGCCAATTTGCGGGTCGGGTATGCCATTGCCCACCCGGAGGTAATTAGCGCCCTGGAAGCTGTACGTTTGCCCTACAATCTCACCGGCTTTTCCCTGCTGGCGGCACACCTAGCGCTCACCCAACGGCGGCAACTGCTCAGCGCTATCCCGGAAATTCTCACCGAGCGGGAACGGCTGTGGGCAGAATTGCAAAAAATTCCTGAAATCCAAGTGTGGGCGAGTCAAGCCAATTTTTTGTACTGCCGTTCTACCATCCATCCCCCAGCATGGTTACATCAACGGTTGCAGGAACTGGGGAGCTTGGTGCGGCACACGGGCGGGGGATTGCGTCTGACGGTTGGGACACCCGCCGAAAACACCCGTTTATTACAACGTCTGCGGCAAACCTGCGGGGGTTAA
- the aroB gene encoding 3-dehydroquinate synthase — protein sequence MSITVSLNERSYPIWIIRDGLQRAGELLTGIGLIGKVLIVSNPVIFRHYGEALSTALKTAGFAVESCILPAGERYKNLKTVERIYADCAQHRLERRSTLIALGGGVIGDMAGFAAATWLRGIHFVQIPTSLLAMVDASIGGKTGVNHPQGKNLIGAFYQPQAVLIDPNVLQTLPVREYRSGMAEVIKYGVIWEPELFTLLESQPRLSEYRFLSPEILTKILYFSCQTKATIVSQDEREAGMRALLNYGHTIGHGIETVTSYRQYTHGEAVALGMIAAGDIAVEMGWCSANEQERQKQLIRKVKLPTQLKPDIDLEAIKNALYWDKKVEQGTVRFILPQKIGQAAMTNQVPPAVIHHALTQLITQ from the coding sequence ATGTCCATTACCGTATCCTTAAACGAGCGCAGTTATCCCATTTGGATCATCCGTGACGGTCTGCAACGGGCGGGGGAATTGCTCACTGGAATTGGGCTAATTGGGAAGGTATTAATTGTCTCCAACCCAGTGATTTTTCGGCACTACGGGGAAGCGTTATCCACTGCATTAAAAACTGCTGGTTTTGCTGTGGAATCCTGTATTTTACCCGCAGGCGAACGGTATAAAAATCTGAAAACGGTAGAACGGATTTATGCCGATTGTGCCCAGCATCGTTTAGAACGTCGTTCCACCCTGATCGCTTTAGGGGGTGGGGTGATTGGTGATATGGCTGGATTTGCCGCCGCTACCTGGTTACGGGGGATTCATTTTGTGCAAATTCCCACCAGTTTATTAGCGATGGTAGATGCGTCAATTGGTGGTAAAACGGGGGTGAATCATCCCCAAGGCAAGAATTTAATCGGGGCATTTTATCAACCCCAAGCGGTACTGATTGACCCCAACGTATTGCAAACTTTACCTGTGCGGGAATATCGTTCGGGCATGGCAGAAGTGATTAAATACGGCGTGATTTGGGAACCGGAATTATTTACTTTATTGGAATCGCAACCCCGGCTCTCTGAATACCGTTTTTTATCCCCGGAAATTCTGACCAAAATTCTCTATTTTTCCTGCCAAACCAAAGCCACCATTGTTAGTCAAGATGAACGGGAAGCGGGTATGCGTGCGTTACTCAATTATGGGCATACGATTGGGCATGGGATTGAAACAGTGACCAGCTATCGCCAGTACACGCATGGGGAAGCCGTCGCTTTGGGAATGATTGCCGCCGGAGATATAGCGGTGGAGATGGGCTGGTGCTCAGCAAACGAACAGGAACGGCAAAAGCAATTAATTCGCAAGGTTAAATTACCCACCCAATTAAAACCCGATATTGACCTTGAAGCGATTAAAAATGCCCTCTATTGGGATAAAAAAGTGGAACAAGGAACCGTGCGGTTTATTTTGCCCCAAAAAATCGGTCAAGCGGCAATGACCAACCAAGTGCCCCCGGCAGTCATTCACCACGCCTTAACCCAGTTAATCACGCAATAG
- a CDS encoding helix-turn-helix transcriptional regulator, which yields MNHAELKAKLLQNPETQLVYDNLSTEFALLRQMLAAREEAGLSQAEVAKRMGTKAPAVARLEASLMTGKHSPSLATLRRYAEAVGCTLEVKLAQSHRADDVTHGVS from the coding sequence ATGAATCACGCTGAATTGAAAGCAAAGCTTTTGCAGAATCCAGAGACCCAATTGGTCTATGACAACTTAAGCACGGAATTTGCTTTACTGCGGCAAATGTTAGCGGCACGGGAAGAGGCAGGGTTGTCACAAGCTGAGGTAGCCAAACGTATGGGAACCAAAGCCCCGGCGGTTGCTCGTCTGGAGGCATCCCTGATGACGGGGAAACATTCCCCTTCCCTGGCGACCCTGCGCCGTTATGCTGAAGCGGTGGGGTGTACCTTGGAGGTGAAATTGGCTCAATCTCATCGTGCTGATGATGTTACCCATGGCGTTAGTTAG
- a CDS encoding type II toxin-antitoxin system RelE/ParE family toxin — MPWNIEYPYDDVEQFILQLSPGLAAKYLRLTDLMLEFGADLGMPHTRALSHGLFELRLKAPEGIARIFYCTLAGQRIAMLYGYIKKSQKTAPQVLKIARKRLLEVKNDESR, encoded by the coding sequence ATGCCCTGGAATATCGAATACCCCTACGATGATGTTGAGCAATTTATTTTGCAATTATCTCCCGGATTGGCGGCTAAATATCTGCGGCTCACCGACCTTATGCTTGAATTTGGAGCCGATTTAGGAATGCCCCACACCCGTGCCTTGAGTCATGGTTTATTTGAGTTACGCTTAAAAGCCCCAGAGGGGATTGCTCGCATATTTTATTGCACTTTAGCTGGTCAACGAATTGCTATGTTATACGGTTACATCAAAAAATCTCAAAAAACGGCTCCCCAGGTACTTAAAATTGCTCGAAAACGGCTATTGGAGGTCAAAAACGATGAATCACGCTGA
- the zds gene encoding 9,9'-di-cis-zeta-carotene desaturase, whose amino-acid sequence MRVAIVGAGLAGLAAAVSLVDAGHQVTLYEGRRFVGGKAGSWQDEQGNHIEMGLHVFFNNYYNLFNLLRKVGGFDNLLPKEHVHTFVNRGGQLGNLDFRFLLGAPFHGLKAFFTTAQLTWWDKLRNALALGTSPIVPGLVNYDWAMQQIRDLDRLSFADWFRSHGGSQHSLERLWNPIALALGFIDTEQISARCMLTIFMMFAARTEASRLNMLKGSPDRYLHQPIVDYIRARGGEIFTSRRVRQIAFTETPGGTEVTGLLVAPGEDTETVTADAYIAACDVPGIQRLLPQEWRRWAEFDRIYKLEAVPVVTVQLRFDGWVTELQNPQAQKCLTKAAGLDNLLYSADADFSCFADLALTSPADYYREGEGSLMQVVLTPGDAFIPMNNEQIAHHALAQIHELFPSSRSLNMTWFSVVKLAQSLYRENPGMEPFRPPQKTPIPNFFLAGSYTQQDYIDSMEGAVISGQQAAQAVLAFLR is encoded by the coding sequence ATGCGAGTAGCGATTGTTGGGGCGGGTTTGGCGGGTTTGGCGGCGGCGGTGTCCTTGGTGGATGCGGGTCATCAGGTAACGCTGTACGAGGGGCGCCGGTTTGTGGGGGGCAAAGCGGGCAGTTGGCAGGATGAACAGGGCAATCACATTGAGATGGGGTTACACGTATTTTTTAATAATTACTACAATCTGTTTAATTTACTGCGAAAAGTGGGTGGGTTTGATAATTTGTTACCGAAAGAACACGTCCATACCTTTGTGAATCGGGGTGGGCAATTAGGCAACTTGGATTTTCGCTTTTTATTAGGGGCACCGTTTCATGGGTTGAAGGCGTTTTTTACCACCGCCCAATTAACCTGGTGGGATAAGTTACGCAATGCGTTGGCATTAGGTACCAGTCCGATTGTGCCGGGATTGGTGAATTATGATTGGGCGATGCAACAGATTCGGGATTTAGACCGGTTGAGTTTTGCGGATTGGTTTCGCAGTCATGGCGGTTCCCAACACAGTTTAGAACGGCTCTGGAATCCAATTGCTTTGGCGTTGGGATTTATTGATACGGAACAGATTTCTGCCCGCTGTATGTTGACGATTTTTATGATGTTTGCCGCCCGTACGGAAGCGTCCCGTTTGAATATGCTCAAGGGTTCGCCGGATCGCTATTTGCATCAGCCCATTGTGGACTATATTCGGGCACGAGGGGGAGAGATTTTCACATCTCGGCGGGTGCGGCAAATTGCTTTTACGGAAACACCTGGGGGAACTGAAGTAACGGGGTTACTTGTAGCACCAGGAGAAGATACGGAAACGGTGACGGCTGATGCTTATATTGCCGCCTGTGATGTGCCGGGAATTCAGCGGTTATTGCCCCAGGAATGGCGGCGGTGGGCGGAGTTTGACCGGATTTACAAATTAGAAGCAGTGCCGGTGGTGACGGTGCAGTTGCGGTTTGATGGTTGGGTGACGGAATTGCAAAACCCCCAGGCACAAAAATGTTTAACAAAAGCGGCGGGTTTGGACAATTTGCTCTACAGTGCGGATGCAGATTTTTCCTGTTTTGCGGATTTGGCATTGACCAGTCCGGCGGATTATTACCGGGAAGGGGAAGGGTCGTTGATGCAGGTGGTGTTGACCCCAGGGGATGCGTTTATTCCCATGAATAATGAGCAGATTGCCCACCATGCCCTGGCGCAAATTCACGAGTTATTTCCCTCTTCTCGCTCCCTGAATATGACCTGGTTTAGTGTGGTGAAATTGGCGCAATCTTTGTACCGAGAAAATCCGGGGATGGAGCCATTTCGTCCGCCCCAAAAAACCCCGATTCCTAACTTTTTTTTGGCGGGCAGTTACACCCAACAGGATTACATTGACAGCATGGAAGGGGCGGTGATTTCTGGGCAACAGGCGGCGCAGGCAGTGTTGGCATTTTTGAGGTAA
- a CDS encoding glycosyltransferase family 2 protein, producing MGLMLLLLQLPAVALLLARLLPGIQRPAPLLPASETPAYLGQVSVVIPTLNEVQRLGGCLAGVQRQGYSVREILVVDSHSQDGTRELVAAQQTHDPRIRLLSDPPLPADWVGRPWALDWGWRQSSPASTWILNLDADTRPQMGLVPALLQLAIQENYDVITLSPQFILKYPGEWWLQPALLMTLIYRFGATGLNPSAPARVMANGQCCLVRRAVLEKMQGYETAKSSFCDDVTWVRNVAKQGYKVGFLDGSRVLQVRMYEGFWETWREWGRSLDLKDATSIAQLWGDHWFLLSVQGLPIWLCLTSLFLPTNPVNKTLFWVNLCLIFIRWGMLLAIRPVYAGWNQNSWLFWLSPLADSLAVLRIILSSLTRPKTWRGRYY from the coding sequence ATGGGTTTAATGCTTTTGTTATTACAATTACCCGCAGTGGCATTGCTTTTGGCACGGCTTTTGCCTGGTATTCAGCGTCCTGCCCCCCTTTTACCCGCTTCCGAAACGCCCGCCTATTTGGGACAGGTGAGTGTGGTCATTCCCACGTTGAACGAGGTACAGCGCTTGGGGGGGTGTTTGGCGGGGGTGCAACGCCAGGGCTACAGCGTCCGGGAAATTTTGGTGGTGGATAGCCATTCCCAGGATGGCACCCGGGAGTTGGTGGCGGCACAGCAAACCCACGACCCCCGCATTCGCCTGCTGTCTGACCCGCCCTTGCCCGCTGATTGGGTGGGACGTCCTTGGGCATTGGACTGGGGCTGGCGGCAAAGTTCCCCCGCAAGTACCTGGATTTTGAATCTGGATGCGGATACCCGTCCCCAAATGGGTCTGGTGCCTGCTTTACTGCAATTAGCTATACAAGAAAACTATGATGTAATCACGCTGTCCCCGCAATTTATTCTCAAATATCCGGGGGAATGGTGGTTGCAACCGGCTTTGCTGATGACCTTGATTTACCGGTTTGGGGCAACGGGGCTGAATCCATCGGCACCGGCACGGGTGATGGCGAATGGGCAATGTTGTTTGGTGCGCCGGGCGGTTTTGGAAAAAATGCAGGGTTATGAAACAGCAAAATCTTCTTTTTGTGATGATGTGACGTGGGTGCGAAATGTGGCAAAACAGGGCTATAAAGTCGGCTTTTTGGATGGGTCACGGGTGTTGCAGGTACGGATGTATGAGGGATTTTGGGAAACGTGGCGGGAATGGGGGCGTTCTTTAGATTTGAAAGATGCAACTTCCATCGCCCAATTGTGGGGGGATCATTGGTTTTTATTGAGTGTGCAGGGGTTGCCGATTTGGTTGTGTTTAACCAGTTTATTTTTGCCCACCAATCCCGTAAATAAAACCTTATTTTGGGTGAATTTATGCTTAATTTTCATCCGCTGGGGAATGTTATTGGCAATTCGCCCCGTGTATGCGGGTTGGAATCAAAATAGTTGGCTGTTTTGGTTGTCCCCTTTGGCGGATAGTTTGGCGGTACTGCGAATTATTTTATCCTCATTGACCCGTCCCAAAACCTGGCGGGGACGTTACTATTGA
- a CDS encoding Yip1 family protein — MMLLDGLYNSWFRPGLGRPPMPVAIVSILLVLIVLSFNAAGLTNSSASGWLGWFFLFLLGGGVGWFWLSAALHIMARLLGGIGSVTDTLGAVAQSLWPLILTGAANSALKVSPRLGLLFSLGINLWVVVNLVRSMAQEHQLPWVRALLCFGGAIILAELALVGLILWPLMITLGM, encoded by the coding sequence ATGATGCTCCTGGATGGTCTGTACAATAGCTGGTTCCGTCCTGGGTTGGGTCGCCCCCCGATGCCCGTAGCCATTGTGAGTATTTTATTAGTTTTAATTGTCCTGTCCTTTAATGCCGCCGGTTTGACCAATAGCAGTGCCAGTGGGTGGTTGGGCTGGTTTTTCCTATTTCTGTTAGGCGGTGGGGTGGGCTGGTTTTGGTTGTCTGCCGCCCTGCATATAATGGCGCGGTTGTTGGGGGGGATTGGTTCTGTGACCGATACGTTGGGGGCGGTGGCGCAGAGTTTGTGGCCGTTGATTCTCACCGGGGCGGCTAATAGTGCTTTGAAAGTTTCTCCTCGCCTCGGATTACTTTTTTCTTTGGGGATTAATCTGTGGGTAGTGGTCAATTTGGTGCGGTCAATGGCGCAGGAACATCAATTGCCCTGGGTGCGGGCACTGTTGTGTTTTGGCGGGGCAATTATTCTGGCGGAATTGGCTTTGGTGGGCTTGATTCTTTGGCCTTTGATGATTACTTTGGGAATGTAA
- the clpS gene encoding ATP-dependent Clp protease adapter ClpS, whose product MATEILEKPKTGGQRKHAPNYKVLLHNDDHNTMEYVVESLMKTVPSLSWMDAVAVMLEAHNTGVGLVIVCPQEPAEFYCEGLQRRGLTSTIEPEC is encoded by the coding sequence GTGGCTACTGAGATTCTGGAAAAGCCGAAAACCGGGGGACAGCGCAAACACGCCCCCAACTACAAAGTGCTGTTGCACAATGATGACCACAACACGATGGAGTATGTGGTGGAGTCCCTGATGAAAACCGTGCCCAGCCTGTCTTGGATGGATGCGGTGGCGGTGATGTTGGAGGCTCACAATACGGGGGTGGGGTTGGTGATTGTCTGCCCCCAGGAGCCAGCGGAATTTTATTGCGAGGGGTTGCAACGCCGGGGCTTGACCAGCACGATTGAGCCGGAATGCTAA